One genomic window of Mucilaginibacter sp. SJ includes the following:
- the miaB gene encoding tRNA (N6-isopentenyl adenosine(37)-C2)-methylthiotransferase MiaB, whose product MMDLLIPDKTHDESRQGEALMLKAETAKNNGRKLYIESYGCAMNFSDSEIVASILAESGFETTADYSVADVIFINTCSIRENAEQRVRNRLKEFTVAKVKNPGLVVGVLGCMAERLKSKFLEEEKLVDVVVGPDAYRDLPNLINQVDDGQKAVNVLLSREETYADISPVRLNSNGINAFVSIMRGCDNMCSFCVVPFTRGRERSRDPLSIVAECRDLFDRGYREVTLLGQNVDSYKYSTTGEDVITTNFANLLEMVALIDPDLRVRFSTSHPKDITDEVLYAINKYDNICNYIHLPVQSGNSRILDLMNRTYDREWYINRIDAIRRIIPDCAISTDVITGFCSETDEEHKDTVSMMDYVKYDFAYMFKYSERPGTLAAKRYADDIPEEVKQKRLTEIVAKQQEYSFYRMQARIGRVERVLIEGFSKKSDKDYCGRSDQNAMVIFPVGENYKPGEYVNVLIERSTTATLIGKVVD is encoded by the coding sequence ATGATGGATTTGCTTATTCCGGATAAAACACATGATGAGAGCAGGCAGGGTGAGGCGTTAATGTTAAAAGCCGAAACAGCTAAAAATAATGGCCGCAAACTTTATATTGAAAGCTACGGCTGTGCCATGAATTTTTCTGACAGTGAGATAGTTGCATCCATATTGGCCGAAAGCGGTTTTGAAACCACTGCCGACTATAGCGTAGCCGATGTTATCTTCATCAATACCTGTTCTATCCGCGAAAATGCCGAACAACGCGTACGCAACCGTTTAAAAGAGTTTACCGTTGCCAAGGTAAAAAATCCGGGCCTGGTAGTAGGTGTATTGGGCTGTATGGCCGAACGCCTCAAATCAAAATTCCTGGAAGAAGAAAAATTAGTTGATGTTGTGGTTGGTCCGGATGCGTACCGCGATCTGCCAAACCTCATTAACCAGGTAGATGATGGTCAAAAGGCAGTTAACGTGCTGCTCTCCCGTGAGGAAACTTATGCCGATATCAGCCCGGTACGCTTAAACAGCAATGGTATCAACGCATTTGTATCCATTATGCGCGGGTGCGACAACATGTGCTCGTTTTGCGTGGTACCCTTTACCCGTGGCCGCGAACGCAGCCGAGACCCCTTATCGATAGTTGCCGAATGTCGCGACCTGTTTGACAGAGGTTATCGTGAGGTTACTTTGTTAGGGCAGAATGTAGATTCATATAAATATTCAACTACCGGAGAGGATGTTATTACTACAAACTTCGCTAACCTGTTAGAAATGGTTGCACTGATCGATCCTGATCTGAGGGTTAGGTTTTCAACCTCACATCCAAAAGATATCACCGATGAAGTGCTGTATGCCATCAATAAATACGATAACATCTGTAATTATATCCACCTGCCGGTACAATCGGGCAATAGCCGCATTCTTGACCTGATGAACCGTACTTATGACCGTGAATGGTACATCAACAGGATCGATGCTATCCGTCGTATCATTCCGGATTGCGCTATATCAACCGATGTGATCACCGGTTTTTGCAGCGAAACAGATGAGGAGCACAAGGATACTGTAAGCATGATGGACTATGTAAAGTATGATTTTGCCTACATGTTTAAATACAGCGAAAGGCCGGGCACTTTAGCGGCAAAACGTTATGCCGATGATATCCCTGAAGAAGTAAAACAGAAAAGATTAACCGAAATAGTTGCCAAACAGCAGGAGTATTCTTTTTACAGGATGCAGGCCCGCATAGGCAGAGTAGAGCGGGTACTGATAGAAGGTTTCTCCAAAAAATCAGACAAAGACTATTGTGGCCGCAGCGATCAAAACGCGATGGTGATTTTCCCGGTTGGCGAAAATTACAAGCCGGGAGAGTACGTTAACGTACTTATTGAGCGCAGCACTACGGCCACGTTGATAGGGAAAGTGGTTGATTGA
- the sov gene encoding T9SS outer membrane translocon Sov/SprA has protein sequence MTKVFTYKTLISVLFIVVFGGAGNVYAQQKPSPAAKNDTTKSNAPINLTAPRSQRMREGIFNTDPAGLVRTIEYDPATNRYILYERVGNLLYRPPQYLTFEQYLKLKERSAQRGYFQQLADNYAYDSQQPGFIPPIKVRSRTFEQIFGSSVIDIRPQGSAEMIMAGQINKNQNPLFNTRQRSQFNFNFDQRIQLNVTGNIGDKLKITTNYNTDAQFQFENQIKLDYTGSPDEIIQKIEAGTVSMPLNTTLITGSQALFGVKTKLKFGRLDVTSIFSQQRSQSKTITITNGSQQGEFRLTPADYEANKHFFLSQYFRNNYNRALANIPIISSNVNITKIEVWTTNRTNVTTDSRDILAFMDLGENNPYNKTRIVGGGSALPAGFKGPGFALQSNNLLSVLPQNARLTNSNDVASFFQGSGATDNYSKLTYARKLTDKEYTLHPQLGYISLNYPLNNDEVLAVAYQYTVNGVQYQVGEFSSDVAVNPNTPNVLFVKLLKGELLKTNLPTWDLMMKNIYSLGAFQIAPTNFKLTVTRLDDKTGIEKTVMEEGQNLKGKLWLQVAGLDNLNQQSDKKPDGYFDFLEGITIDSQNGRISFPVVEPFGSDLASKFTPGETDLVKRYVYQPLYDSTKTIAQQYFPALNRYVIKGTYTSTGGSEYQLNAVNIPQGSVNVTAGTVKLQEGNDYTVDYNAGRIRILNQALLSSGQPITVKLENNELFGVQQKSLYGTRLDYHASDKLQLGATLMHLTEQPITQNEIAGEESISNTIWGFDANYSSNSRFLTRLVDKIPGIHTKVPSSINFYGEFAKLMPGSPGALNFAGSKHGTSYLDDFENSQSVIDIKGANSWQISGTPQLFGESALFDNLSYGYNRARLAFYNIDPVFYTNTGSIPISRSELSNHYVRQVIEQEVFPYKQSATGQPISLATLNMAFYPTIRGPYNYATTGINPDGTLQNPKTRWGGMFRKLETNDFESLNVSYIEFWMLDPFIYKPNSAGGDLYFNLGSLSEDILKDGRKSLENGLPVDGDLTKVDETNWGRVSKLQPVINAFDNNPDARKLQDVGLDGMNDQDEQTKFAPVVQQIKGQLNAQAATAIASDPSSDDYQYYQGPALDQARAGILERYSKYNGTDGNSKTAQQSQAELGLQNSASTSLPDGEDINRDNNMSQEDSYFQYKVSMRPADMVVGQNYISDKVTAQVKLPNGTTQAVNWYQFRIPITDYQSKVGNIQDFKAIRFMRMFMTNFVDTAVLRFATLELVRGEWRAFNTEKNPLNVIADPAIQNPPIDNSTIDVQAVNIEENGNRTPIPYVVPPGINRQRNYNNLQTNTKLNEQSLSLNIKSLRDGYSRAAFRTFYNDLRKYKRMQMFIHAEGDYLKDNDLNAFIRLGVDYQDNYYEYELPLKITQPGTSDAGAIWPDVNEMDLELDLLIRAKLARNHSNVAYNQLFKYTEGDKVVYIKGQPDLSKLRTIMLGVRNPYKGTNVLPDDGLDKSGTVWFDELRLTDFDQRGGWAATARIDAKLADFADITVSGSKTTIGFGTLDSRLNDRSQSDDQTYDVSANVELGKFFPDKSGIHIPAYINLSSQRSMPQYDPGAPDVELKASLAAATSTKERDSIRNAAIDITTRKSINFTNVHKARTNQNALNHIWDIENFNATYAYTEYNHHDFVTQNDVEKTYNLTLAYNYTNQPKYYSPFARIIKSNMLALFRDLNFSLLPSRLNFSINFNRFYSENTLRDNDPNNYIPIPTTTFNKYFNITRVYGIGWNLSKSLQMDIDATNLSVVDEPAGRINGLKRDTLWDNLKKLGRTTNYNHTINFNYTVPINKIPGLDWVSAVARYSTHFNWQTQPLFAINSTAYDVGNSIQNSRAIQLNPTLNMVSLYNKFPFIRKANNPNNKKSNILIGLLTSVKNLSATYTRTQGTFLPGYLPQSGFFGADGNAPGLGFLLGSQADIRARAVANGWITTDTLQNQLYTTSLNEDMHFRGIIEPFKDLRIELSAFKTQDHNYQANFKYLASSNSIETLSPVTSGNYSVSFLTIGTAFESAKGINNVSSTFQKFLDARAVISQRLGRTNPNSGGVADGYADGYGPNSQNVLVPAFLAAYAGKNASGSNLSQFPKIPIPNWQVTYNGLGKISWFQDIFDSFDLSHGYRSSYNVSGFTSLLQYREANGAATSRDLNNDFLPLYQFSQVTIFEQFVPLLGASVRFKNSMTANAEYRQSRSLSLSMLNSQLAQQNEKIIVFGFGYHTKDFHFPFGWFEGIQHKDVNFKLDFSLRDNKTLIYRADVESAEISSGAQNITVRPSVDYVINQRFNLNLFYDSNLTKPYTSQTFNTSFTNFGINLKLLLQ, from the coding sequence TTGACCAAAGTATTTACTTATAAGACACTTATAAGTGTGTTGTTCATTGTGGTGTTCGGGGGGGCGGGTAATGTGTATGCACAACAAAAGCCTTCGCCTGCGGCTAAAAATGATACAACCAAATCAAATGCACCAATAAACCTGACCGCGCCACGAAGCCAGCGGATGAGGGAAGGTATTTTCAATACTGACCCGGCAGGCCTGGTACGTACCATTGAATATGACCCGGCCACAAACCGATATATTTTATACGAAAGGGTAGGTAATTTACTTTACCGCCCGCCGCAATATCTTACGTTTGAGCAATATTTAAAGCTTAAAGAACGTTCGGCCCAGCGGGGCTATTTTCAGCAGCTGGCAGATAATTATGCCTATGATTCGCAGCAGCCGGGTTTTATACCGCCTATAAAGGTCAGGAGCCGTACGTTTGAGCAGATCTTTGGCAGCTCGGTGATTGATATCCGTCCGCAAGGATCAGCAGAGATGATCATGGCCGGGCAGATAAATAAAAACCAAAACCCGCTTTTTAACACCCGCCAGCGCAGCCAGTTTAACTTTAATTTTGATCAGCGCATCCAGCTCAATGTAACCGGTAATATAGGCGATAAGTTAAAGATCACCACCAATTACAATACCGACGCTCAGTTCCAGTTTGAAAACCAGATCAAGCTGGATTATACCGGCTCGCCGGATGAAATCATTCAGAAAATTGAGGCCGGTACGGTTAGTATGCCGCTTAATACCACGCTGATCACCGGTAGCCAGGCGCTTTTCGGCGTTAAAACCAAGCTGAAATTTGGGCGGCTGGATGTTACCAGTATCTTTTCGCAGCAACGCTCACAGTCAAAAACCATCACCATTACCAATGGTTCGCAACAAGGTGAGTTTAGGTTAACCCCTGCCGATTATGAAGCCAACAAGCACTTCTTCCTGTCGCAATATTTCAGGAATAATTACAACAGGGCGCTGGCCAATATCCCCATCATCAGCTCCAATGTAAACATTACCAAAATTGAGGTTTGGACAACTAACCGTACCAACGTAACTACCGATTCGCGCGATATATTGGCTTTCATGGACCTTGGTGAAAATAACCCATACAATAAAACCAGGATAGTAGGCGGCGGCAGCGCCCTGCCCGCGGGTTTTAAAGGGCCGGGCTTTGCCCTGCAATCAAACAACCTGTTATCTGTTTTGCCGCAAAATGCAAGGCTCACCAACTCCAATGATGTTGCCAGCTTTTTCCAGGGATCGGGTGCTACAGATAACTATTCCAAACTAACTTATGCCCGCAAGCTTACTGATAAGGAATATACCCTGCACCCGCAGTTAGGTTATATCTCCCTAAATTATCCCTTAAATAATGACGAGGTGCTGGCGGTTGCTTACCAGTATACCGTTAACGGTGTGCAATACCAGGTGGGTGAATTTAGCAGCGATGTTGCGGTTAACCCAAATACGCCTAATGTGCTTTTTGTGAAATTGCTGAAAGGTGAGTTATTGAAAACCAACCTGCCTACCTGGGATTTGATGATGAAAAACATTTACTCCCTCGGAGCTTTTCAGATAGCCCCTACCAATTTTAAGTTAACTGTTACCCGCCTCGATGATAAAACGGGGATTGAAAAAACGGTAATGGAAGAGGGGCAAAACCTAAAAGGCAAACTTTGGCTCCAGGTAGCAGGACTTGATAACCTCAACCAGCAAAGCGATAAAAAGCCGGATGGCTACTTTGATTTTTTAGAAGGAATCACCATCGATTCGCAAAACGGGCGAATTTCGTTCCCGGTGGTGGAGCCTTTTGGTTCGGACCTGGCATCCAAATTTACTCCGGGCGAGACTGACCTGGTTAAACGATATGTTTATCAGCCATTGTATGACTCAACCAAAACCATCGCGCAGCAATATTTCCCGGCATTAAACAGGTATGTGATCAAGGGAACCTATACCTCAACAGGTGGTTCAGAGTATCAACTAAATGCAGTTAACATTCCGCAGGGATCGGTAAATGTAACCGCCGGTACCGTGAAGTTGCAGGAGGGGAATGATTACACGGTTGATTACAATGCCGGACGGATCAGGATCCTGAACCAGGCACTGTTATCTTCCGGCCAGCCTATTACCGTAAAGCTGGAGAATAATGAATTGTTCGGCGTACAGCAAAAGTCATTGTACGGCACCAGGCTTGATTATCATGCCAGCGATAAACTTCAGTTAGGTGCTACTTTGATGCACCTTACCGAGCAGCCTATCACACAAAATGAAATTGCCGGCGAAGAATCCATTTCTAATACCATTTGGGGCTTTGATGCCAATTACAGTTCAAACTCCAGGTTTTTAACCAGGTTGGTTGATAAGATCCCCGGCATCCATACCAAGGTGCCATCGTCCATTAATTTTTATGGCGAGTTTGCCAAACTAATGCCGGGCAGTCCCGGTGCATTGAATTTTGCAGGCTCCAAACACGGCACATCTTATCTTGACGATTTTGAAAACAGTCAATCGGTAATAGATATTAAAGGAGCTAACAGCTGGCAAATTTCAGGGACGCCGCAGCTATTTGGCGAATCGGCTTTATTTGATAACCTGAGCTATGGCTACAACCGTGCACGGCTGGCATTTTATAATATCGACCCCGTATTTTATACCAATACAGGTTCCATCCCTATATCAAGAAGCGAGCTTTCCAACCACTATGTAAGGCAGGTGATTGAGCAGGAAGTTTTCCCTTACAAGCAGTCGGCTACCGGGCAGCCGATTAGCCTGGCTACGCTCAACATGGCTTTTTATCCAACTATCCGTGGGCCGTACAACTATGCTACCACAGGTATTAATCCCGATGGTACCTTGCAAAACCCTAAAACACGCTGGGGTGGTATGTTCAGAAAGCTGGAAACAAATGATTTTGAATCGTTGAACGTATCCTACATCGAATTTTGGATGCTTGATCCGTTCATATACAAACCAAACTCGGCTGGTGGTGATTTGTACTTTAACTTAGGTTCGCTATCGGAAGATATTTTAAAAGATGGACGTAAAAGCCTGGAAAATGGTTTGCCTGTTGATGGCGACCTGACCAAGGTGGATGAAACCAACTGGGGGCGGGTGTCTAAACTACAGCCGGTTATTAATGCTTTTGATAACAATCCCGATGCCCGTAAACTGCAGGATGTTGGTTTGGACGGCATGAACGACCAGGATGAGCAAACCAAATTTGCCCCGGTTGTTCAGCAGATAAAAGGACAACTGAACGCGCAGGCCGCAACTGCCATCGCTTCCGACCCGTCGTCAGATGATTATCAGTATTACCAGGGCCCGGCTCTTGACCAGGCCCGCGCCGGCATCCTTGAGCGTTACAGTAAATACAACGGTACGGATGGTAACTCGAAAACGGCGCAGCAATCGCAGGCCGAACTTGGTTTGCAAAACTCGGCTTCAACATCCCTGCCCGATGGTGAGGATATTAACCGGGACAACAACATGAGCCAGGAAGATTCATACTTTCAGTATAAAGTATCCATGCGCCCGGCTGATATGGTTGTAGGGCAAAATTATATCAGCGATAAAGTTACCGCGCAGGTAAAACTGCCCAACGGCACAACGCAGGCGGTTAACTGGTACCAGTTCCGCATCCCGATTACCGATTATCAATCAAAAGTGGGCAACATCCAGGATTTTAAGGCCATCCGTTTTATGAGGATGTTCATGACCAATTTTGTCGATACCGCCGTGCTTCGTTTTGCGACCCTGGAACTGGTGCGCGGCGAGTGGCGTGCTTTCAATACCGAAAAAAATCCGTTGAATGTTATTGCCGATCCGGCTATCCAAAACCCGCCGATAGATAATTCGACCATCGACGTGCAGGCTGTAAATATTGAAGAGAACGGTAACCGTACGCCTATACCTTATGTGGTGCCGCCCGGTATTAACCGCCAGCGTAATTACAATAACCTGCAAACCAATACCAAGCTCAACGAGCAATCACTGTCCCTTAATATAAAAAGCCTGCGCGATGGATATTCAAGGGCCGCCTTCCGTACTTTTTATAATGACCTGCGTAAATACAAACGCATGCAAATGTTTATCCATGCCGAGGGTGATTATTTGAAGGATAATGACCTGAACGCGTTTATCCGCCTCGGGGTTGATTACCAGGATAACTATTATGAGTACGAATTGCCTTTGAAAATAACCCAGCCGGGTACCAGCGATGCAGGAGCAATATGGCCGGATGTTAATGAAATGGACCTGGAGCTTGATTTGCTGATCCGCGCAAAGCTTGCACGTAATCACTCTAACGTGGCCTACAACCAGCTTTTTAAATACACCGAGGGTGATAAGGTAGTTTATATCAAGGGCCAGCCCGATTTAAGCAAGCTGCGTACTATTATGCTTGGCGTACGCAATCCATATAAAGGCACAAACGTTTTGCCGGATGATGGGTTGGATAAATCAGGAACTGTTTGGTTTGATGAGCTCCGCCTTACAGACTTTGATCAGCGCGGGGGATGGGCCGCTACCGCGAGGATTGATGCCAAGCTTGCCGACTTTGCCGATATTACCGTATCGGGCAGTAAAACAACCATTGGTTTCGGTACCCTTGATTCAAGGCTGAACGACCGGAGCCAGAGTGATGATCAAACCTATGACGTATCGGCTAATGTTGAGCTGGGCAAGTTTTTTCCGGATAAAAGCGGCATCCATATCCCGGCATACATCAATTTGTCATCACAAAGGAGCATGCCGCAATATGATCCCGGAGCGCCGGATGTTGAGCTGAAGGCATCGCTGGCGGCAGCAACCAGCACCAAAGAGCGCGACTCTATCCGGAACGCGGCTATTGATATTACCACCCGCAAAAGCATCAACTTTACCAACGTACATAAGGCACGTACAAACCAAAATGCTCTCAATCATATTTGGGATATTGAAAACTTTAATGCCACTTATGCCTACACCGAATACAATCACCATGATTTTGTGACGCAGAATGATGTGGAAAAAACCTATAATCTCACACTCGCTTATAACTATACCAATCAGCCCAAATACTACAGCCCATTTGCCAGGATCATCAAAAGCAATATGCTGGCCCTGTTCCGGGACCTTAACTTTAGTTTGCTGCCGTCGCGATTGAATTTTAGCATCAATTTTAACCGCTTTTATTCGGAGAATACCCTACGCGACAATGATCCCAACAATTATATACCAATCCCGACAACTACATTCAATAAATATTTCAACATAACCCGTGTGTACGGCATAGGCTGGAACCTGTCAAAATCATTACAAATGGATATTGATGCTACAAACCTTTCGGTAGTGGATGAGCCTGCAGGTCGGATCAATGGTTTAAAACGGGATACTCTTTGGGATAACCTGAAAAAATTGGGCCGTACCACCAATTATAACCACACCATCAACTTTAACTATACAGTGCCGATTAACAAAATTCCGGGCTTGGATTGGGTTTCGGCAGTGGCTCGTTACAGTACACACTTTAACTGGCAAACACAGCCGCTGTTTGCTATCAATAGTACCGCTTATGATGTTGGTAACAGTATTCAAAACTCAAGGGCAATCCAGCTTAACCCAACCCTGAATATGGTTTCGCTGTATAACAAGTTCCCTTTTATCCGTAAGGCCAATAATCCTAACAATAAAAAAAGCAACATACTGATAGGCCTGCTAACCAGTGTTAAAAACCTGAGCGCGACCTATACCCGTACCCAGGGAACGTTTTTACCGGGATACTTACCGCAGTCGGGCTTTTTTGGTGCAGATGGTAATGCCCCCGGATTAGGCTTTTTACTCGGCAGCCAGGCAGATATCCGAGCCAGGGCTGTCGCTAATGGCTGGATCACCACCGATACCCTTCAAAATCAGTTGTATACCACATCGCTAAACGAGGATATGCATTTCAGGGGTATTATAGAGCCATTTAAAGATCTGCGGATTGAGCTTAGTGCCTTTAAAACCCAGGATCATAATTACCAGGCCAATTTCAAATACCTGGCCTCAAGCAATAGTATCGAAACATTAAGCCCGGTTACATCGGGTAATTACAGTGTATCGTTCCTCACCATTGGCACCGCCTTTGAATCGGCGAAGGGAATTAACAATGTTTCATCTACTTTTCAGAAATTTTTGGATGCCCGCGCCGTGATATCGCAAAGATTAGGACGTACCAATCCAAATTCGGGCGGGGTTGCCGATGGTTATGCTGATGGCTACGGGCCCAATTCGCAAAACGTATTGGTGCCGGCGTTTCTGGCAGCATATGCCGGTAAAAATGCTTCGGGCAGTAACCTGTCGCAATTTCCTAAAATTCCTATTCCTAACTGGCAGGTAACGTACAATGGTTTAGGTAAGATCTCCTGGTTCCAGGATATTTTTGACTCGTTTGACCTGAGCCATGGTTACCGTTCATCATATAATGTAAGCGGCTTTACCTCACTACTGCAATATCGCGAGGCAAACGGCGCTGCCACTTCGCGCGATTTAAATAATGATTTCCTACCCTTGTACCAGTTTTCGCAGGTCACCATTTTTGAGCAGTTTGTGCCTTTGCTGGGTGCAAGCGTACGTTTCAAGAACAGTATGACCGCCAATGCCGAGTATCGCCAAAGCCGTTCGTTAAGCTTAAGTATGCTCAACAGTCAGTTGGCACAGCAAAATGAAAAAATCATTGTTTTTGGTTTTGGTTACCACACCAAAGATTTTCATTTTCCGTTTGGCTGGTTTGAAGGGATCCAGCATAAGGACGTGAACTTTAAGCTCGATTTTTCATTGCGCGATAATAAAACGCTCATTTACCGGGCTGATGTTGAATCGGCCGAGATCTCATCGGGGGCGCAAAATATTACCGTAAGGCCATCTGTTGATTATGTGATCAATCAGCGTTTTAACCTGAATTTGTTTTATGATTCAAACCTGACCAAGCCCTATACTTCGCAAACGTTTAATACATCATTTACCAATTTTGGGATTAATTTGAAGTTGTTGCTGCAATAA
- the ruvA gene encoding Holliday junction branch migration protein RuvA produces MYDYISGKLIFKSPSYVVIDAGGVGYHINISVNTYSGISDDEKCKLFAWLHVKEDAHTLYGFATDGERRLFLHLISISGIGPNTARMMLSSISPAEIQAAIVSGNVSLIQRIKGIGPKSAQRIILELQDKLRKEGPDTLTVVPVSQTVKDEALSALVMLGFARNVAEKVLDQEIKKNNGELTVEELIKFALKTL; encoded by the coding sequence ATGTATGATTATATTAGTGGGAAACTAATATTCAAAAGCCCGTCGTATGTGGTTATAGATGCGGGAGGGGTAGGGTATCATATTAATATTTCGGTAAATACCTATTCGGGCATTAGTGACGACGAAAAATGTAAACTCTTTGCATGGTTACACGTAAAAGAGGACGCGCACACACTTTACGGCTTTGCTACAGATGGTGAACGCCGGTTGTTCTTACATTTAATCTCCATTTCGGGTATCGGGCCAAATACGGCAAGGATGATGTTATCGTCCATCAGCCCGGCCGAAATCCAGGCGGCAATTGTGAGCGGTAATGTTTCATTGATCCAGCGGATAAAAGGAATTGGGCCAAAATCGGCTCAGCGGATCATTTTGGAGCTGCAGGATAAGCTGCGTAAGGAAGGCCCCGATACCTTAACTGTTGTGCCGGTGAGCCAGACGGTTAAGGATGAAGCACTATCAGCATTAGTGATGCTGGGATTTGCCCGTAATGTTGCCGAAAAGGTGTTAGACCAGGAGATCAAGAAAAATAATGGTGAACTAACGGTTGAAGAGCTTATTAAGTTCGCGTTAAAAACGCTATAA
- a CDS encoding NADP-dependent malic enzyme has protein sequence MNKTNRKQDALNYHSQGRPGKIQVVPTKPTNSQRDLTMAYSPGVAEPCLKIADNTEDVYKYTAKGNLVAVISNGTAVLGLGNIGPEASKPVMEGKGLLFKIYADIDVFDLELNAKSVDDFVNIVKALEPTFGGVNLEDISAPTCFEIERRLKAEMNIPVMHDDQHGTAIISGAALMNACEIQGKKLDKIKMVVNGAGAAAVSCSKMYLSLGVKKENLVMFDINGVLNQERTDLDEIRMEFATDRKDVKTLADAMKNADVFVGLSAGNVVTPDMLKTMAKRPIVFAMANPVPEIDYDLAAGTRDDIIMATGRSDFPNQVNNVLGFPYIFRGALDVRATAINEEMKIAATHAIAEMAKKPVPEAVNLAYNLTNLKFGKDYIIPKPMDQRLITEVSMAVAKAAIASGVARKVITDWDAYAEELRVRLGTNDKLLRNLTAKAKQNPKRVVFAEADNYKILRSAQIVKEEGIATPILLGNIDRIKKIIHDNDLDLGDVHIIDPREGCEHMDEYTEFLYNKRQRRGITLYEAKKQLVDRNYYGACMVQFGRADALISGLTKNYVTTVKPALQIIGTEEGVNRVAGMYMMITAKGPVFFGDTTVNVNPCVNDLVDITVLIERSVKQFNISPRVAVLSYSNFGSNEGEIPEKTRETVAILHEKYPDMVVDGDMQANFALNADLLDDNFPFSTLNGKPANTLIFPNLESGNIAYKLLQEIGGAEAVGPILVGLKKPVHVLQLGSSVREIVNMVTIAVVDAQAKAAAK, from the coding sequence AACGGCACTGCCGTACTTGGCCTGGGCAATATCGGCCCTGAGGCCAGCAAGCCTGTAATGGAGGGTAAGGGCCTCCTGTTCAAGATCTATGCTGATATTGATGTGTTTGATCTTGAACTGAACGCTAAAAGTGTAGATGACTTTGTGAACATCGTAAAAGCGCTTGAGCCTACTTTTGGCGGTGTAAATTTGGAAGATATCTCGGCCCCAACCTGTTTTGAAATTGAGCGCAGGCTGAAGGCGGAAATGAATATTCCCGTAATGCATGACGACCAGCATGGTACCGCCATTATATCCGGCGCAGCTTTAATGAACGCCTGCGAAATCCAGGGGAAAAAACTGGATAAGATAAAGATGGTAGTTAACGGTGCAGGTGCCGCCGCGGTATCCTGCTCAAAGATGTACCTGTCATTAGGGGTTAAAAAAGAAAACCTGGTGATGTTTGATATCAATGGGGTATTAAACCAGGAACGAACCGATCTTGACGAGATCAGGATGGAGTTTGCTACTGATCGCAAAGATGTTAAAACACTGGCCGATGCTATGAAAAATGCCGACGTATTTGTTGGTCTTTCGGCAGGTAACGTAGTAACCCCCGATATGCTGAAAACCATGGCTAAAAGGCCCATTGTTTTTGCTATGGCCAACCCGGTACCCGAAATTGATTATGACCTTGCAGCCGGCACGCGCGATGATATTATTATGGCAACCGGCCGGTCCGATTTTCCTAACCAGGTAAATAACGTGCTTGGTTTCCCCTACATTTTCCGCGGTGCGCTGGATGTAAGGGCTACCGCTATCAACGAGGAAATGAAGATTGCCGCGACACACGCCATTGCCGAAATGGCTAAAAAACCGGTTCCCGAAGCAGTTAACCTGGCTTATAACCTTACTAACCTGAAATTTGGTAAGGATTATATCATCCCGAAACCAATGGACCAAAGGTTGATCACCGAGGTATCCATGGCGGTGGCAAAAGCGGCCATAGCTTCAGGTGTAGCCCGTAAGGTGATCACCGATTGGGATGCGTATGCAGAGGAGCTGAGGGTGCGGCTGGGTACTAATGATAAGCTGCTGCGTAACCTTACCGCTAAAGCAAAACAGAACCCTAAGCGCGTTGTATTTGCCGAGGCTGATAATTATAAGATCTTAAGATCGGCGCAGATCGTGAAAGAAGAAGGTATTGCCACCCCTATTTTGCTGGGCAATATCGACAGGATCAAGAAGATCATCCATGATAATGACCTTGATTTGGGCGATGTTCATATCATTGATCCACGGGAAGGATGTGAGCATATGGATGAGTATACCGAGTTTCTGTATAACAAACGCCAGCGCAGGGGGATTACCCTGTACGAGGCTAAAAAGCAATTGGTAGACCGTAACTACTACGGCGCGTGTATGGTGCAGTTTGGCCGGGCCGATGCGCTGATCTCAGGTTTAACCAAAAACTATGTAACCACAGTAAAACCGGCCCTGCAAATTATCGGTACCGAGGAAGGTGTGAACCGTGTTGCGGGCATGTATATGATGATCACGGCTAAAGGCCCTGTGTTTTTTGGCGATACAACGGTGAACGTAAACCCATGTGTGAATGATTTGGTTGATATTACCGTGCTGATCGAACGCTCGGTAAAGCAGTTTAATATCAGCCCGAGGGTGGCTGTGTTATCATACTCCAACTTTGGATCGAACGAAGGCGAGATACCAGAAAAAACCAGGGAAACAGTAGCGATACTGCACGAAAAATACCCTGATATGGTTGTCGACGGTGATATGCAGGCCAACTTTGCGCTAAACGCTGATTTACTTGATGATAACTTCCCGTTCTCAACACTCAATGGTAAACCGGCCAATACACTGATTTTCCCTAACCTGGAGTCGGGCAATATTGCCTATAAACTTTTGCAGGAAATAGGCGGTGCCGAAGCTGTCGGGCCGATATTGGTTGGCTTAAAGAAACCTGTGCATGTGCTGCAGTTAGGCAGTTCGGTACGTGAAATTGTAAATATGGTTACTATTGCGGTGGTTGATGCCCAGGCAAAAGCTGCTGCTAAATAA